Proteins encoded by one window of Desulfatiglans anilini DSM 4660:
- a CDS encoding FAD-binding oxidoreductase: MMAISKEAYEAIKSIVGSSYISDDPVVAEAYCGGRMGHGKDLAIDREMNKLPACVVMPLTTKEVQAVVKVANRYKIPYLPASTYWVTHCAAKRDDQIIIDLKRMQTLDIDEKNMSATVGSGVIYSQLQEEAMKRGLYITVPGGGAQAAIIPNHLTWGLSPLNYRNGLPCRRILGTEWVLPNGDILRLGSLSMSDDPFWGEGIGPDLRGLLRGWTGWFGALGIVTRMTVKLLPFQPEPLEKFGITPDTTLLLPTNRMKWYNFRMPDRNSLVEAMYEIGRCEIGAAATKVPIFWRYIARSKSKEDFWEQWGTKDAENDVKNDHVLRVLLIGYTSEAQLAYEERVLTDIVVDKYKGQTGRTRQSDESWIKNADSAGMWWMTGGYVSVEVTVDTIDCAVKGGEGLAELKRRYTPPLMEDYGDPGWFQISELGHNGYLEFLCYYDPDDEDIKKTDAWVYTEVPKYDIQNGLFNGFKIYESPLELTGKAYGPNVKDWMIKTKAVFDPENLSNPPVPADVDEMVEKADWLEKTW, from the coding sequence ATGATGGCAATATCAAAAGAAGCATATGAGGCGATTAAATCTATCGTTGGTTCCAGCTATATCAGCGATGATCCGGTTGTGGCGGAAGCCTATTGCGGAGGCAGAATGGGTCATGGCAAAGATTTGGCCATCGACAGGGAAATGAACAAGCTGCCCGCTTGCGTTGTCATGCCCCTGACAACAAAAGAGGTGCAGGCCGTTGTCAAGGTGGCCAATCGTTATAAGATACCTTACCTTCCGGCAAGCACTTATTGGGTAACCCATTGCGCAGCCAAAAGGGACGACCAGATTATCATCGACTTAAAAAGGATGCAAACGCTTGATATTGACGAAAAAAACATGTCTGCCACGGTGGGATCCGGCGTCATCTATTCCCAATTGCAAGAAGAGGCGATGAAGCGGGGGTTGTATATCACCGTACCGGGAGGTGGCGCCCAGGCAGCAATAATTCCAAATCATTTGACCTGGGGGCTTTCTCCTTTGAACTACCGGAACGGCTTGCCTTGCAGGAGAATTCTGGGCACAGAGTGGGTTTTGCCAAACGGGGATATCCTGCGTCTTGGCTCGCTAAGTATGAGTGATGATCCGTTTTGGGGCGAAGGCATAGGTCCTGATCTGCGAGGCTTGTTACGGGGGTGGACCGGTTGGTTCGGTGCGTTGGGGATCGTGACCCGGATGACAGTAAAGCTTTTGCCGTTCCAGCCTGAACCGCTAGAGAAATTCGGAATCACCCCGGACACAACTCTCCTTTTACCGACAAATCGCATGAAGTGGTACAATTTCAGGATGCCGGACCGGAACTCCCTGGTTGAAGCTATGTATGAAATCGGTAGGTGCGAAATCGGGGCTGCAGCCACTAAGGTCCCCATTTTTTGGCGCTATATTGCCCGTTCAAAGTCAAAGGAGGACTTCTGGGAACAATGGGGAACAAAAGATGCTGAAAACGATGTGAAAAACGATCACGTCTTGAGGGTTTTGCTGATCGGGTATACCTCTGAAGCGCAACTTGCGTATGAAGAACGAGTCCTGACTGATATCGTTGTTGATAAATACAAAGGGCAAACAGGAAGGACCCGGCAGAGCGATGAGTCGTGGATCAAAAACGCAGATTCTGCTGGCATGTGGTGGATGACTGGTGGTTATGTATCGGTAGAAGTGACAGTGGACACTATCGACTGCGCTGTCAAGGGTGGAGAAGGCCTGGCCGAATTGAAACGTAGATATACGCCGCCGTTAATGGAAGATTATGGTGATCCTGGATGGTTTCAAATCAGCGAACTGGGACATAACGGCTATTTAGAATTTTTGTGCTATTATGATCCAGATGATGAGGACATCAAAAAGACCGACGCTTGGGTATATACCGAAGTACCCAAATACGATATTCAGAACGGACTTTTTAACGGTTTCAAGATTTACGAAAGTCCCCTAGAGCTCACAGGAAAAGCCTATGGACCAAATGTTAAGGATTGGATGATAAAGACTAAGGCTGTGTTTGATCCCGAAAACCTCTCAAATCCGCCGGTGCCTGCCGACGTGGACGAGATGGTGGAAAAGGCCGACTGGCTTGAAAAAACCTGGTAA
- a CDS encoding ABC transporter substrate-binding protein, translating to MKKFSMFISMFLVIAYLIFTVGFANATEPIVLAWPTTLDFPEGYQGRDAAIMATEEINSQGGVNVGGEKRLLKIEAINTRGALPGVPVNDALMAYKQIITSKQPTFIVGGAYRSEVLLAAMDYVSEKKLIHISSYAMTPVYNSKILENYDKYKYFFRVQATAIDFAKLYPQVLESLSSQHGLKSAHLVVEDANWSVATGKFVEKWLNENNWEVTGFDKFPIGATDYSSALNKIKKNKADVLVYAFSTPQSAMLMKQWHTMKVPCLPVGYLGATVGQKAWEAYDGKLEYVVSIPMAIGHIPIKAWPKSVEFYDSYKKRWGYGIEGGNCVSTSYDAVYVVADAINRANSLDTEKLIKTLEETDITGAIGRIRFGKDHNVIFGVDPQIAAIGCAFQWIAPGKMVPVFPASISEMNIVLPPWFKEK from the coding sequence ATGAAAAAGTTTTCTATGTTTATCTCAATGTTTTTAGTAATTGCGTATTTGATCTTTACAGTAGGTTTTGCTAACGCGACTGAACCTATTGTACTAGCATGGCCAACGACACTGGACTTCCCGGAGGGTTACCAGGGAAGAGATGCTGCGATAATGGCTACTGAAGAGATAAACAGTCAGGGAGGCGTAAATGTTGGAGGAGAAAAACGGCTTCTTAAAATTGAGGCCATCAACACAAGAGGGGCTCTCCCAGGGGTCCCTGTTAATGATGCACTTATGGCCTACAAACAGATTATTACCAGTAAGCAGCCTACATTCATCGTAGGGGGCGCCTATCGATCTGAAGTTCTCCTAGCGGCTATGGACTATGTGTCCGAAAAAAAGCTAATCCATATATCTTCGTATGCTATGACTCCAGTGTATAACAGTAAAATTTTAGAAAATTATGATAAATACAAGTATTTTTTTCGAGTGCAAGCAACTGCTATAGATTTTGCGAAATTATATCCTCAGGTTCTCGAGTCCCTATCAAGTCAACATGGACTGAAGAGTGCACATCTAGTTGTCGAAGATGCCAACTGGTCAGTTGCAACGGGAAAATTCGTAGAAAAATGGCTAAATGAAAATAATTGGGAAGTCACTGGTTTTGATAAGTTCCCAATAGGTGCGACTGATTATTCATCTGCTCTTAATAAAATAAAAAAGAATAAAGCAGATGTTTTAGTGTATGCTTTTTCGACTCCGCAATCTGCTATGCTTATGAAACAGTGGCATACGATGAAGGTTCCCTGTCTTCCTGTGGGCTATCTGGGTGCTACCGTAGGTCAAAAAGCTTGGGAGGCTTATGATGGGAAATTAGAGTATGTAGTTTCTATACCAATGGCAATCGGACATATTCCAATAAAGGCATGGCCAAAATCAGTTGAGTTCTATGATTCTTATAAGAAAAGATGGGGTTATGGTATAGAGGGTGGAAATTGTGTGTCAACAAGTTATGATGCCGTATATGTAGTAGCGGATGCGATTAACCGCGCCAATTCACTTGACACTGAAAAATTGATTAAGACTCTGGAGGAAACCGATATAACAGGGGCTATTGGAAGAATTAGGTTTGGGAAAGATCACAATGTTATTTTTGGAGTGGATCCGCAAATTGCAGCTATCGGTTGCGCGTTCCAGTGGATTGCACCAGGTAAAATGGTTCCTGTATTTCCTGCTAGTATCTCCGAAATGAATATTGTGCTTCCTCCATGGTTTAAAGAGAAGTGA
- a CDS encoding FAD-binding oxidoreductase, protein MSLKYELSKFVGAENVSDDRETLDHYSKDESLHPPGRPGYVVYPENTVQVQEVVKFCNAHALPVIPCSSRVHFRGSTIPKQGGLILDFQKMNRIVSVNERNRFVMIEPGVTWGQIQSVLTDIELMVSPPLLPHPEQSVVTTFLEREPLVISLFEYSEPLMSMEVVWPEGSLFRTGSASAPNFPKTFVEGTNPMGPGTLDFFRLLQGAQGTMGIVTWAMVKIEYLARESMPFFMAFDQVEKAIEVLYQIQRKKIGYECLLMNQLDLACILAGKKEDIEALKRTLPPWTLVIILRSARRRPHEKFAYEIDALKEIQSRFYGMKMESSLAGLPKSGTYLAEALRRPCSHGTYWKHRYQGNCEELFFIAKMSKVPEFVDAMLTVAGRKDFPVSKVGCYVQPIENGRACHLEFDLFYDKKNRDQVDIVKALVKDASESLLMRGAFFSRPFGSISDLVYSRASEYTAALKKVKGIFDPNNILNPGNLCF, encoded by the coding sequence ATGAGTCTCAAATACGAATTGTCGAAATTTGTCGGAGCTGAAAATGTTTCGGATGATCGTGAGACCCTGGATCACTATTCAAAGGATGAAAGCCTCCACCCCCCAGGAAGGCCTGGATATGTAGTGTATCCGGAAAACACAGTTCAGGTTCAGGAAGTTGTTAAATTTTGCAATGCGCACGCTCTGCCTGTTATCCCATGCAGTTCGAGAGTTCATTTTCGAGGGAGCACCATTCCCAAACAGGGAGGGCTGATTCTAGACTTCCAAAAGATGAACCGGATTGTTTCCGTTAATGAACGTAACCGGTTTGTGATGATCGAGCCGGGCGTGACCTGGGGCCAGATTCAGTCAGTGTTGACTGATATAGAATTAATGGTGAGTCCTCCATTGTTGCCGCATCCAGAACAATCCGTGGTGACCACATTTCTGGAAAGAGAGCCTTTGGTCATTTCGCTTTTTGAATATAGTGAGCCTCTCATGAGCATGGAGGTGGTGTGGCCCGAAGGAAGCCTTTTTAGAACCGGATCAGCCAGCGCTCCGAATTTTCCGAAAACCTTTGTGGAGGGAACAAACCCCATGGGACCCGGCACGCTCGATTTCTTCCGCCTCCTTCAGGGTGCCCAGGGCACAATGGGGATTGTCACCTGGGCCATGGTAAAGATCGAGTATCTGGCCCGTGAAAGCATGCCCTTCTTCATGGCCTTTGACCAGGTGGAAAAGGCCATTGAGGTGCTGTACCAGATTCAAAGGAAGAAAATAGGTTATGAATGCCTTCTTATGAATCAACTGGACCTGGCCTGTATACTGGCGGGAAAAAAGGAGGATATCGAGGCTCTCAAGAGGACGCTACCCCCATGGACCCTAGTGATCATTTTGAGGAGTGCGAGGAGAAGACCGCATGAAAAATTCGCCTACGAAATAGATGCGCTGAAGGAAATACAGTCCCGGTTTTACGGAATGAAAATGGAATCTTCATTGGCAGGATTGCCGAAGTCCGGAACTTATCTGGCAGAGGCCTTGAGAAGGCCCTGTTCCCATGGCACTTATTGGAAGCATCGCTATCAAGGCAACTGTGAAGAATTATTTTTCATAGCAAAGATGAGCAAGGTGCCGGAATTTGTTGATGCCATGCTCACGGTTGCCGGTCGCAAAGACTTCCCGGTTTCAAAGGTGGGCTGTTATGTGCAGCCGATTGAAAACGGACGTGCCTGTCACCTGGAGTTTGATCTTTTCTATGATAAGAAGAATCGGGATCAAGTCGATATTGTGAAAGCTTTGGTCAAGGATGCGTCTGAAAGCCTTTTGATGCGAGGTGCCTTCTTTTCACGGCCTTTCGGTTCTATTTCTGATTTGGTATACAGCAGGGCAAGTGAATATACTGCTGCCCTCAAAAAGGTGAAAGGGATATTTGATCCCAACAACATCCTGAACCCCGGCAATCTTTGTTTTTAA
- a CDS encoding (Fe-S)-binding protein, which translates to MNINYDLARYEYDMDKCVGCKGCVWVDHIYMPGVRFGIKCPSNIYDPFDAYAYVGRSKIGLAFLEGRLDYSDKLLDVIYKCNLCGACDAGCKRNLDLEQISVLESLRARCVADGKGPLPAHKKVAQNIKEQGNRFGAPQKKRLQWLPDGAISSGVDLVYFPGCAASYIENEIAKGTIEILKLSGKAFTTLGDKDHCCGHPLTEVGMIDQAKKVAEANIQALKDTGATTVLTSCAECYKTWKVDYPKLLAKSTQDMDYKVLHLSELVDEMLESGEIRFTKEVKMKVTWHDPCHLGRQSEPWTHWEGDRGKYGIMDQPKVYRRGTGGIYQAPRNILKRIPGLETIEMPRTRENTLCCGAGGGTREAFPDYTKFIGVERIEEAESISVEAIVSGCPYCKENFLTAGQSAQKSMKVFDLSELILMALR; encoded by the coding sequence ATGAACATCAATTATGATTTGGCAAGATACGAATATGACATGGACAAGTGCGTGGGCTGCAAGGGTTGCGTATGGGTGGACCACATCTATATGCCAGGTGTGAGGTTCGGGATTAAATGTCCCAGTAACATCTATGATCCCTTCGACGCCTATGCCTATGTGGGCAGGAGCAAAATCGGTCTGGCATTTCTCGAAGGGAGGCTTGATTATTCGGATAAATTGCTGGATGTGATTTATAAGTGCAACCTCTGCGGCGCGTGCGACGCAGGATGCAAGAGGAATCTGGATCTGGAGCAGATTTCCGTGTTGGAGTCGTTGAGGGCTAGGTGTGTAGCGGATGGAAAAGGGCCTCTGCCTGCACACAAGAAAGTGGCCCAAAACATTAAAGAGCAGGGAAACCGATTTGGGGCTCCTCAAAAGAAGAGGCTTCAATGGCTACCCGATGGCGCGATTTCCTCCGGAGTGGATCTCGTGTATTTTCCAGGATGCGCGGCAAGCTATATTGAAAATGAGATTGCAAAAGGAACCATCGAGATTCTGAAGTTGAGCGGCAAGGCTTTTACCACCCTGGGAGACAAAGATCATTGCTGTGGACATCCTCTGACTGAAGTGGGCATGATCGATCAAGCCAAAAAAGTTGCCGAGGCGAATATTCAGGCTTTAAAGGACACAGGGGCAACGACGGTTTTGACGAGCTGTGCTGAATGTTACAAAACCTGGAAAGTGGATTATCCCAAACTTCTTGCCAAGTCCACACAAGATATGGATTACAAAGTATTGCATCTTTCCGAGCTGGTGGATGAGATGTTGGAAAGCGGTGAAATCCGCTTTACCAAAGAAGTGAAAATGAAAGTGACGTGGCATGACCCGTGCCATTTGGGCCGGCAGAGTGAGCCATGGACACATTGGGAAGGCGATCGGGGAAAGTATGGCATCATGGATCAGCCTAAAGTGTATAGGAGAGGTACAGGGGGGATCTATCAAGCCCCCCGCAATATTTTAAAGCGGATTCCAGGCCTGGAGACGATTGAAATGCCCAGGACAAGAGAGAATACCTTGTGCTGTGGAGCCGGCGGCGGTACAAGAGAGGCCTTTCCAGACTATACGAAATTTATCGGGGTGGAACGAATTGAAGAGGCCGAATCCATTTCAGTGGAAGCCATTGTGTCCGGATGTCCTTACTGCAAAGAGAATTTCTTGACAGCCGGACAATCCGCCCAAAAAAGTATGAAGGTTTTTGATCTTTCCGAACTTATACTTATGGCATTGAGATAG
- a CDS encoding class I adenylate-forming enzyme family protein: MSVKNLYELFEENAEKFPKKTALVYLGHKVSFNQLRDFIEGFAAGLYTLGLSKASKCIIYLPNIPQWIISWLALQKLGSVAVPIPHIYTPYELKYISNDCGAEAIICMDTNFGYVTEIMPETGLKKIVTTTMGDMLPWWQRLIGKAFDRFPSGKIVSGHDIFPFKRLLKGGAASLQPLMINGGEICEILYTSGTTGHPKGVPISLSLFLENGIEHRKVSEPLVPMGEGIVLQGSPLYHILGQAFGLVPLCMTGDTLILKPRVNLDAYFESIQKYKVSLMSGVPALYRAILEHDRLNFYDLSSLQYCMIGGDVVPVEVLERWEKKFKKVLSESYGTTETCGGVAMINAAEKAPKGSTGKVVRTKDVRLVDPNTLDSVPDGEPGELLVSSKHMVTSYWNNPDETKKCFVNIEGKIWYRTGDIVRIDKDGWVFFTDRSGDIIKHKGYRVSASEIEQVLQEHPAVMACCVSGVSDPRVGERIKAFVVLKENVKGVSGYDLIAYCRKRLASYKVPGYIEFRDTLPKSKVGKLLRRELRAEEKRRVEN, translated from the coding sequence ATGTCTGTTAAAAATTTGTACGAGCTTTTTGAAGAGAATGCGGAAAAGTTTCCTAAAAAAACAGCGCTGGTATATCTAGGGCACAAAGTAAGTTTCAATCAATTAAGAGATTTTATCGAAGGCTTTGCTGCTGGTTTGTATACTCTAGGTTTGAGCAAAGCCAGCAAATGTATAATTTATCTCCCAAACATTCCGCAATGGATTATTAGCTGGCTTGCCCTGCAAAAGTTAGGTTCGGTAGCTGTCCCCATTCCTCATATTTACACGCCGTATGAGCTAAAATATATTTCAAATGATTGCGGGGCGGAAGCGATCATCTGTATGGATACTAACTTTGGCTATGTCACTGAAATCATGCCTGAAACAGGTTTAAAGAAAATAGTTACTACTACAATGGGAGACATGCTTCCTTGGTGGCAAAGGCTGATTGGCAAAGCCTTTGACAGGTTTCCAAGTGGAAAGATTGTGTCGGGGCATGACATTTTTCCTTTCAAACGTCTCTTAAAGGGCGGGGCGGCCTCGTTGCAACCCCTTATGATAAACGGCGGAGAAATATGTGAAATACTTTATACTTCCGGGACGACTGGGCATCCGAAAGGGGTCCCTATATCGTTATCCTTGTTTTTGGAAAATGGAATCGAGCATAGAAAGGTGAGTGAACCTTTAGTGCCGATGGGTGAGGGAATCGTACTTCAGGGGTCTCCACTTTATCATATTCTGGGCCAGGCATTTGGATTAGTACCATTATGCATGACTGGTGACACACTGATATTGAAACCTCGCGTTAATTTAGACGCTTATTTCGAAAGCATTCAAAAATATAAGGTATCGCTTATGTCGGGTGTACCTGCTTTATACCGAGCTATTCTTGAGCATGATAGATTAAATTTCTACGATTTGAGTTCTCTTCAATACTGTATGATTGGCGGCGATGTAGTGCCAGTGGAAGTTCTAGAAAGATGGGAAAAAAAATTTAAGAAAGTCTTAAGCGAATCTTATGGGACCACAGAGACGTGCGGTGGGGTGGCTATGATCAATGCTGCCGAAAAGGCGCCAAAAGGATCGACAGGAAAGGTGGTGCGAACAAAAGACGTCAGACTAGTAGATCCTAATACCTTGGATTCTGTTCCTGACGGGGAACCAGGAGAGCTTTTGGTCTCATCCAAACATATGGTGACATCCTATTGGAATAACCCGGATGAGACAAAAAAGTGCTTTGTGAATATAGAGGGTAAAATTTGGTATCGCACGGGGGATATAGTGCGGATAGATAAAGACGGCTGGGTATTTTTTACAGATCGATCTGGTGACATAATAAAACACAAAGGATACCGAGTGTCAGCATCGGAAATAGAACAAGTGCTGCAAGAACACCCGGCGGTGATGGCGTGCTGTGTTTCAGGCGTATCAGACCCACGCGTGGGAGAGAGGATCAAAGCTTTTGTGGTACTTAAAGAGAATGTAAAGGGAGTCAGCGGATATGATCTCATTGCCTATTGTAGGAAAAGACTTGCGTCATACAAGGTCCCAGGTTATATCGAATTTCGCGACACGCTCCCAAAGTCGAAGGTTGGAAAACTGCTTAGACGTGAATTGCGGGCGGAGGAAAAACGAAGGGTTGAAAATTAG